CGGCGAGCCGATCGCGTTTCGTTTCCCGCCCTCCGGGGAGGCGGCGAGCTCGTTCAGCTCCGGGTACATCGACCTCGGCTACGCGGTGTACGTGCGAGCCGACATCCCCTGGGGCTTCGACCCCGAGTTCTCCGTCCCCGTTCGTGTGCTCCCGAGCGGCTCGGTGCTCGAAGGCGAGGAGAGCGCCGTCGTCCTCGGCGGCGAGCGGCTGCGTCGCGTCGCGGCGTTCGTCGCGGCTCGCACCGGCCTCACGCCGGGCCGAGCGCCCGTCATCGCCAGCGGGGTCGAGGGCCCGGTGACCTTCGCCATCGAGGACGCGCCGCGCGGGGGCGACCTCGGCGTCGAGGCCATCCTCACCTTCCCCGCGCTGGGAGTGGACCTGCGCCTGCGCGCGCTCGGCATCCTCGAGGGCTTCCGCGACTCGCCGCTGCTGCCGCCGGAGCTGCGCACGGGCTACCTGCTTCGTTGCGACGCGCCGCGCGGGCGGTATGCCACCGAACCGCTGGGCGAGGCGACGTTCCACGACCTGCTCTCGGACCTCGGCGCCGCCTCGTCCCTCCGCATGTCCGACCACCACCTGGCGTTTCACTTCATCGTGGAGGACGACGCCGAGCGCATCGCGAGCGTCGCCGCGTTCGTCGCCAACAAGGCGAAGCGCCTCTCGGCGGCCATCGCGGCGATGCCCTTCCCGACGGTTCTGGAAGCGGCGAGGTTCTCGTGGGAGGGCGCGGCGCGCGAGCGCGGCGGCGTGCTTGTCCCGAGCAACCCGGCCATCGTGGGCGTGTCGGTTGGTGTACGCACGCTCGCGGGCGAAGAGCGCCACTTTCGGCTGAGCGTGACCACCGAGTGGCAGCTGGACGCGACGCCTCGCGTCCGCCTCGACGTCGACCTTGGCGAGCTCACCCTGCCACCCCACGTCGCAGGCCGCGGTGACGAGCGCCTGACCCACCCGCTGCTCACGTCGCTCCGCGGGGTGCTCGACGACATCACGGTCGACGGCGCGAGGCTCGTGCGCGCGCACGCCCCCTTCCCGGGGGACCCGCGCCCGCTGTTCGCCGCGGGTGAGGTCATCGCGCAGTGGGCGCTCGAGCTCCGTGGCGAGCGGCGCGTCGACGCGCCTTATCGCTGAGCGAAGCGCGCCGTGCGCTGAACGAACCACGAAACGCGCTCAGGCGCGAGCGGCGAGGCCTACGGCCGCGACGCGCGGAGCTTCTCCTCTTGGCCCATCTCGAAGAACGCGAGCAGCTCGCGTCGCATCGCGACGAGCCGGCCGCCGGCACCGAACGCGTTCCGGTCGCCAGGGTCCCCGGGGTCGTAGCGCTCGTCGGCGTAGGTGCGCTCGAGGCGCTCGGCGAAGCGGTGCGCAGCGTCGTTGGCGACGCGGTACCGCTCGCCCTCCACGGTCGCCGGCCCGTGGCAGAAGGTCACGCCGTGAAACAGGCGCTCCCGGAGCCTGGCGCTGGCGCGCGTCGTATACGAGGGCAGCGAGTGCGCGAGCACGACGTACTTGTCGACCTCCGCCTGCAGTTCGAGCTCGAGCTGGGTCGTCGCGCGGCGCCGCTCGACGCGGGCCGCGAGGTACACGAAGTGGCTCACGCCTTCGATGATTTGGCAGAGCGGATCGAGCGCCGCGCTCTCGAGATCGACCGAGGCGCCCGGCAAGCGGGGCACGCGCAGCTCAATCTCGAGGTCGTCCTCGTCGCCGCGCACGAAGACCGCCTCGCGCTCCTCCGCCCCCGCGGCGGTGGCGAACTCGCCCACGTGAGGGAGCGCGCCGAGGCGGTAGAGTCGCCCAAGGCCCTGCTTCACGCGCTCGGCCAGCGCGATCTCGCGGACGAGGCCCGCGCCGTTGCCCTCGAGCCGACGAGGGTCGGCGCTCACTGAAGCGCCTGCTTGCCTCGCGGGGTGAGGAAGCCGTGCGCCGAGAGCGCGCCAGCGAGGGTCTCGCTGCGGGTCTTGAGCCAGCGCTCGTAGAGCTTCAGCAGGGCCTTCGAGCCGTCGACGCTCTTCGCGAGCGTGAGGTTCGCGACCTCGGCCACGACGCCCACGAGCTCGCGAAAGTTTCTCGCGAGCTCGTCGAAGATGTCCGAGCCGCGAGGGGTGGGGTCGCCCCCTCGCACGAGCAGGCCGCCCGCCGAGCCGTAGGCGCGCGCGCCGATGCCGACGAGGTAGCTCTGGTCGACGCCGCGCCGCTCGAAGTGATCGAGGAAGAACCCGGAGGAATAGAGGACGCCGTCTCCGAGGGCGCGGAGCTTGTCGAACCGCTGGGCGAGATCGGGGGTCTGCAGGGCCTCGTCGAGCAGGAACGCGAGGGGTCGCTCGAGGGTCGCCTCGCGGGCCGCATCGGGCCGCGCGAACTCCGACAGGACGCCGACGAGGTACGTCTGCGCCCCGACGGAGGCGTCGACGCGGCGGACCTTCATCACGTCCTCGAGCGCCGCTTGAAAGAACCCATCCAGCGAACCGGTTGCGAGAATCGTCATGGGCACCTCCTCGCCCGATCTCGTCGCCACCGCGACCGCCGGGCCTCCTTTCAGAGTACGGAGCGGGGGCGCCGACGCCACTTTCTGCCAACGTTCTCGGGCGGTTGCCCCGCGGTGCCCAGGCGCCCGGCTGGCGCTCGCGTGGCGCGTCTGCCAGCGACCCGTAGACACGCGTTCAGGGGCGGCGAAGCCTCAAATACGCCTCAATATTCGCGCTTTTCCGAAATGCGCCCCTTCGCCGAAGGCGTCCCTTGACGCCCGCGGGCGAGAGATTACCTTCCCGCCCTGTCAGCACTCGGCTCGCACGAGTGCTAACAATCCACCTCCGGCGCCGGGCGCGTTCCCTCACGGGGCGCGGGACCGGCCTCAATGCACCGCGCGGGCGGCCCCTGTCCTCCGTTCCCGCGCTCCACCGTTCAGCAGGAGTCACAGAGACCATGGCCATTCGTCCCCTTCAGGACCGAGTCCTCCTCAAGCGCGTCAAGGAAGAAGAGAAGACCAAGGGCGGGATCATCATCCCCGACTCGGCCAAAGAGAAGCCCATCGAGGGCGAGGTCGTGGCGGTGGGCAGCGGCAAGGTCCTCGACGACGGCACCGTGCGCAAGCTCGACGTCCAGGTGGGCGATCGCGTGCTCTTCGGCAAGTACTCGGGCACCGAGGTGAAGATCGACGGCGAGGAGCGCCTCATCGTCCGCGAGGACGACATCCTCGGGGTCATCACGCAGTAGCTTGCGCCTTCGACGCCAGGCGAAGGTTCGCGTGCTCAGCGTACGGGAGTACGCTTCCGCGCGACGAACCTCCGCCTGACGCCGAATTCGCTGCGCTCCTGCGCGATGACCCGCCACGTCCTTCGAGACGCTTCGTAGAGAGACGTGGGTTGGGCTGCGCTACGGGCGCGAAACCCAGAGATTTTTTAGTTAGTTGGAGAGTGAAGAACCATGTCAGCCAAAGAGATCGTCTACACCGAGACCGCGCGTAACCTCATTCTTGCCGGCGTCAACGCGCTCGCCGACGCGGTCAAGGTGACCCTCGGGCCCAAGGGCCGGAACGTCGTCATCGAGAAGAGCTTCGGCTCCCCCACGGTCACCAAGGACGGCGTCACCGTCGCCAAGGAGATCGAGCTCGAGAACCGCTTCGAGAACATGGGCGCGCAGATGGTGCGCGAGGTGGCCTCCAAGACCAGCGACGTCGCCGGCGACGGCACGACCACCGCGACCGTGCTCGCCCAGGCGATCTACCGCGAGGGCTCCAAGCTCGTCGCCGCCGGGCACAACCCGATGGAGATCAAGCGCGGCATCGACGCGGCGGTGGCCACCCTCACCGCGTCGCTGAAGAGCATGGCGAAGCTCACGAAGGATCCGAAGGAGATCGAGCAGGTCGGCACCATCAGCGCGAACGGCGACGCCGAGATCGGCAAGAAGCTCGCCGAGGCGATGGAGAAGGTCGGCAAGGAGGGCGTCATCACGGTGGAGGAGTCCAAGACCGCCGAGACCACGCTCGAGGTCGTCGAGGGCATGCAGTTCGACCGCGGCTACCTCTCGCCGTACTTCGTCACCGACCCGGAGCGCATGGAGGCGGTCCTCGAGGACGCGTTCATCCTCATCAGCGAGAAGAAGATCTCCAACATGAAGGACCTGCTCCCGGTCCTCGAGGCGATCGCCCGTCAGCCAGAAGCCCCTCCTCATCATCGCCGAGGACATCGAGGGCGAGGCGCTCGCGACGCTCGTCGTGAACAAGCTCCGCGGCACGCTGCACTGCGCCGCCGTCAAGGCCCCGGGCTTCGGCGATCGCCGCAAGGAGATGCTGAAGGACATCGCCACCCTCACCGGCGGCCAGGTCATCTCGGAGGAGCTCGGCCTCAAGCTCGAGAACGTCACCATCAGCGATCTCGGCCGCGCCAAGCGCGTCTCGCTCGACAAGGACAACACGACCATCGTCGACGGCGCGGGCGACAAGGACAAGATCCAGGGCCGCATCGCGGAGATCCGCGCGCAGGTCGAGAACACCACCTCCGACTACGACCGCGAGAAGCTCCAGGAGCGCCTCGCGAAGCTCGTCGGCGGCGTGGCGGTGGTCAAGGTCGGCGCGGCCACCGAGACCGAGATGAAGGAGAAGAAGGCCCGCGTCGAGGACGCGCTCCACGCGACCCGCGCGGCCGTCGAAGAGGGCATCGTCCCCGGCGGCGGCGTCGCGCTCATCCGCGCGCAGTCCTCGCTCGACGGCCTCGTGGTGACCGACGAGCAGAAGTTCGGCGTCACGATCCTCCGCCGCGCCATCGAGGAGCCCCTCCGCCAGATCGCCGCGAACGCCGGGCTCGAGGGCTCGATCGTCGTGAACAAGGTGAAGGAAGGCAAAGACGACTTCGGCTACAACGCCGCCACCGACACCTGGGGCAACCTCCTCGGCATGGGCGTCATCGACCCGGTCAAGGTCGTCCGCACCGCCCTGCAGAACGCGGCCTCGGTCGCGAGCCTCATGCTCACCACCGAGTGCCTCATCGCCGAGCGCCCGAAGGACGAGAAGCCGGCGGCCGGCGGCGGCCACGAGGGTCACGGTCACTTCTGAGCCACGCCCACGCGTAGCTCGTCGTGAAGACGCCCCCGCCGACCCAAAGGTCGCGCGGGGGCTTTCTTTTTGCCGCGCTTTTGCCGCGCCCCGGCCACGCGTGGCGACGGAAACGCGCGCGCGAAACCGGCGCGGCGCCGGTCGTTCTTCCTTGAACGCGGGCGAGGCGCGGCTATACCACGCCGTTGGCGGAAGCCCGCCTTTGGAGGTCTGCATGCGCATCGTACGAGGGGTGGTTGGGTTTGGTCTGGTGGTGGGCTCGCTCGCCGGGTTCGCGGCGTGCTCCGACACGCCCGTGGCGGTCGACGATCCAGACGCGGCCGATCCGGTCGTCGTCGACTCCGCGGCGCCGCCGAAAGACGCCGCGAAGCCGCCCGTCGACGCGAGGGTGCCCGACACGAGCACTCCCCCGAAGGACGTGAACGTCCCCGACACCCAGGTCCCCGACACCTCCACGGGCGACGCCGCGGACGCCGCGGACGCCACCATGGTGGACGCGGCCGACAGCGGCGTCGTCCCCGGCGAGCCCTTCGACCCCACGAAGCCGAAGGCCGGCGATCCCTGCCCGGCCGGCGTGAACGTGAACGACACGATCGACCGTCGCTGTGGGCTCTGCGGCAACCAGCGCGCGCTCTGCGAGGCCGGCCGCGTCGTGGGCGCTTACGGCCCGTGTACGGGCGAGAAGACCACCCCCGGCGCCTGCCTGCCGGGAGCACGGAACGCGCAGTCGTGTGGCCTGTGCGGCACCCAGACCCGTACGTGTGACACGAGCTGCACCTACGTGGAGACGGCCTGCATGGGCGAGGTCGCCGGCGGCTGCGTGGCCGGCAGCGTGAAGTACCTCGCCACCTGCGTGAACCCGAACGAGTTCCGCAAGACCACCTGCTCGGCGACGTGCATGCCCGGCGCGCCCGAGGCCTGCGCTCCGCGCGGGGCCGACGCCACCCTCGTGGTCTCGCAGACCGCCGGCGGCGTGGTCTCGCAGACGCATCACGGTCGACGCGGCGGCGAAGCTCCGCGCTCACGTCGACGTACTGCAACACGCGAGCGCGCGTCTAGGCTACGTGCTCGTGCGCAACACCGGGATGCCGTCAACGTCACGCTCTTCAACAAAGCCCGCGCAGGGGCCGCCCTCCGGCACCACTCTCCCCGACGCGGCCGGGCGGCTCGCCTGCCTAGACCACATCGGCGTCGATCGCTTCACTTCACGATCGCGGCGAACGGCTCGCAGCTCGTCTACGTGGGCGCGCTCACCTCGGCGGCGAACGGCAACTTCCCCGTCGAAGCGAAGACCAACTTCGTCGGCGCCGAGCCCGCCACGACGGTCGATCACACGGTCGCCATCAGCGCCACGAACGGCGGCATCGTCAACCAGGCGCTCACCTTCTCGGAGACCAAGTTCCTCCCCGTCTCGGGCGCGCCGGGCGCGTTCGGCACCCCGCCGGTGTACACGGGCGCCAACGCCTGCCCGGTCACCAAGTTCGGCGACGAGTACGGCGCCCGCTACGTTCGCCTCACGAACGCGGGCGCGACCCCGCGCACCGTGAACCTCATCACCACCGGCCCCGACGAGGACTCGTACCTCGCCGTGTACGGGGCGACCGTGCCGCTCAGCACCGCGCGCGCGGCGTGCGTCGGGAGCTACAACGACGACTGCACCGACATTGACTACAACGCTTGCCTGAACGGCGTCACGGTCCCGGGCAACGGTAATATCGTGGTCTACGTGGGGCACTACACTGAAGGTGGCCGCTACCCCACGAACAACCTCCGGATCACGACCACCAACTGAGCCGACCGACCACGAACCACCCGCGCGTCGAGCGACTCGCGGGTGGCTCCCAGTCCCCACCGCTTCGTTTGGTCGTTCCGCCGCCCGTGGCGGGCGATGGTCCGTGCGGGCGCCCGAAAATCGGGTACACTCAAGAGCCTTTGGCCTCGCGTGGGCGACCTCGTTCGGGCCGCGTTAACGTAAACGAGGAGTAACAATGAGGATTCGCACCAGCATTTTCGCCATCACAGCCGTCGGCCTCTTCATCGCCGGCATGCAGGGTTGCGCCAGCGAAGTGACCGTCCCGGACGAGGAAGACACGGGCACCGGCCCGGTGACCCCCACCACCGACGCGTCCAAGCCGGACACCAACACGCCGAAGCCGGACACGGGCACCACCGACACGGGCACTCCCGACACGAGCGTCCCTGACACCTCCGTGCCCGACGCGGCGGAGGCGGGCGTCGACAGCGGCCCCGGCCCGCGCCCCGGCGAGGCTTTCGATCCGCTCGCACCGAAGCCCGGCGATCCGTGCCCGGCGGGCGTGAACCTCAACGACGTCATCGATCGGCGCTGCGGCAAGTGCGGCAACCAGAAGGCCCTGTGCATCGCGGGCGCAGGTGGCGCGAAGGTCGTCGACACCTACGGCGCGTGCACCGGCGAGAAGACCGGCGCCGGCGCGTGCCTGCCGCGCGAGCGCATCGTCTCCGAGTGTGGCTTCTGCGGCACGCAGACCAAAGACTGCGACCTCAGCTGCGCCTACGTCGAGGGCGCGTGCACCGGCCAGGTGGCCGGTGGCTGCACCGCGAACGAGGTGACCTACATCGAGGGCGTGTGCGCCGACCCCGCCCACGTGCGCCGGCAAGTGTGCTCCGCGGCCTGCGTGAAGGGCACTCCCGAGGCGTGCGCTCCGCGGCCCCTCGACGAAATCGTGATCTCGCAGACCCCGGGGCGGACCGTGTCCGGCGAGTCGGCGGTGTACTCCACGAAGATCGGCAAGCTCAACACGGGCGCCTGCCCGAGCACGGTCTCGTCGACGCTCACGAGCTACCAATACGTGCGCGTGAAGAACGACGGCGCGATGCCTGCGACCGTCACGATCGAGAACGGCACGCCGGCCGGCGCTACCAAGCCCAACACGGTCGTCGCGCTGTACCCGGGGCCGAACGCCCCCGGCGACCGCACCACGTGCGTCGGCTCCGTGACCGACTCGCCGGAGTCCATCACGACCGTCATCCCCGCGGGCGGCTCGGTGATCTTCCACCAGAGCCTGTCGTCGGCCTCTTCCTCCAATCCGCGCTTCAAGACCGACGTCACGACCGAGTACCTCGGCGCGACGCCGCCGACCTCTCTGGCGATCGGGCCGAACCTGAACGACACGGTGACCCAGCTCGTTCAGTTCGATCCCGCCCAGCTCACCGAGCGCCTCCCGAGCGGCGCTTGCCCCGTCACGCTCAGCTCCAGCATGGTGGTCTACAAGTACGTGCAGGTGACCAACGCGGGCGCCACCGCCCGTACGGTCGACCTGTCGGGTGACGATCCGGTCGACTCGGTCCTCGCCGTCTACACCGGTACGAACCCGCCCGCGACCGCCGCAGAGCGCGCGGCCTGCGTCGGCTCGGCGAACGACACGTGCGGCGCCGCCATCCCGACGGCTGACTCCTGCCTCACCGGGGTCAGCATCCCGGCGGCCGGCCACATCTGGGTGCTGGTCCAGCACTTCTTCACCGGCGCGAGCTACACGTCGCCCACGCGCCTGCGGGTCACCACCAAGAACTGACCCCCATTCCGACACCGATCGAGCCCGCGCTTCGCAAGGAGCGCGGGGTCGGCTCGTTCTGGCGGGCGAGGCCCGCGGGATGGACTAAGCTCCCGCGAGACAGCAATGAAGACGAAATTTGGCTTGGGGTTCGGGGTGTTTGTCCTTCTCTTTGGCGCGGCCGCCGGCTGCGGCACGACCACAGTGGTCGAGGAGGGAGACGCAAGTACAGCCGCCCTCCCGGACTCGTCGGTGCCCGACACCAACCCGCTGCAGCCCGACACGCCACCCCCACAGCCCGACACGAGCGGCCCTGACGCGAGCGGCCCCGACGCCGCGGCCCCCGACGCGGCCGACGCCGGCGTTGACAGTGGCCTCGGCGCTCGCCCGGGCGAAACCGTGGATCCGTTCGCGCCGAAGCCCGGCGATCCTTGCCCCGGCGGCGTGAACCTCAACGAAATCGTCGAGCGCCGCTGCGGGAAGTGCGGAATCCAGCAGGGCCGGTGCATCGCGGGGCCGGGCGGCGCGAAGGTGGTCGACACCTACGGCGCGTGCACGGGGGAGAAGACCGATCCTGCCGCGTGCCTCCCGCGCGAACGCATCGTGTCGGGCTGCGGCTTCTGCGGCACCAAGAACAAAGACTGCGATCTCAACTGCGCGTACGTCGAGAGCGTCTGCGCCGAGGCCCCTTTCGGCTGCGCCCCGAATGGAATCACCTACCTGGAGGGCACCTGCACCAATCCTGGGCAAACTCGCCGTCAGGTCTGCTCGCCTACTTGCGTCAAGGGCCCCACTGAGGCGTGCGCGGATCAATTTCTCAACGATCTCTTCATCTCGCAGACCCCAGGCACGACGGTGTCCGGCGAGTACACCGCGTACGCCAACACGGTCGGCAGGCTCACCCCGGGCCCCTGCCCGAGCACCGTGACCGGCTCCGCGAGTTACCACTACGTGCGTGTAAACAACACCGGGCTGATGGAGGCGACCGTCACCCTCGCGAACGGCACGCCCGCGGGCACCACCAGGCCCGACGCCGTCGTCGCGGTGTACTCCGGTCCAGACGCCCCGATCAGCCGCAATTGGTGCGTTGGGTCCGTGAGCGATTCGCCCCAGTCCATCACCACAGTCATCCCCCGCGCAGCGCGGTGGTGTTCGTCCAGATGGTGGCCCCGTCCGTCGTCACCCTTCCGCGCGTGAAGGCCGACGTAACGACCGACTCTCTCAGCCCCGAGACGCCGCCGGCGCCCGATTACATTGTGCCCATCAGCCTTGTGATGAACGACACCGTCACCCAGGCCGTCACGTTCGACTCGGGGAAGCGCACGGCGCGCCTCAACCAGGGCGTATGCCCGACCGCGCCCGGCCCGCTGGTGTTCTACAAATACATTCGACTGACGAACGCCGGCGCGACCGCGCGTTTGGTCGACATTTCGGGGGACCAGCCGCAGTACACGGTCGTGGCCGCGTACCCTGGCCCCGACGTCCCGATCAGCACGCAGCGGATGAACTGCGTCGGCAGAGCGAACTCCAGCTGCCCGGTGGCGGCCGGCATCCCCACGGCCGACTCCTGCATCACAGGCGTCAACGTCCCGGCCGGCGGCAGCATCGTGGTGGGCTTGCAGCAGTACTACAGCGGGCTCGACGCTGCGACCACGCTGCGGGTCACCACGAAGAACTGACCCACGCGCCGCGGCGGCGAACGCGAACCGCGCCTGTTGGGGGAGGACGGGTCTCGTCGTTTTGGGAGCGCGACAACGAAGTTGGGCTAGACTAGTCCGTCGGCCGAAGGGCGCCGCGCGCGAGGTAGCAATGAAGACGAAGCTTGGCTTGGGGTTCGGGGTGCTGGGGCTGCTCGCGGTCGTGGTAGGCGCGGCAGGCGGCTGCGCGACGCCACGGTGGTCGAGGACGAAGACGCGGGGACGGCCACCACCGTCGTCGACTCGTCTGTGCCGGACACGAACAAGCCGACGGTCGACAGCAGCACGACGCCCGACACCGCTCCTCCGGCGAAAGACAGCGCCCCGCCCGACACCGCGCCGCCCGACACCGCGCCGCCCGTCGACGCCGCCCCGGACACGGCCACGCTCGCGCCGCGGCCGGGCGAGACGGTCGATCCGCTGGCCCCGAAGCCTGGCGATCCGTGCCCCGCCGGCGTGAACCTCAACGACATCATCGATCGACGCTGCGGCAAGTGCGGCAACCAGAAGGCGCTCTGCATCGCGGGTGCCGGCGGCACGAAGGTGGTCGACGCCTACGGCGCGTGCACGGGCGAGAAGACCGCCGCGGATGCGTGCTTGCCTCGCGAGCGCGTGCTCGCCGACTGCGGCGTCTGCGGCAAGCAGACCAGAGACTGCGACCTCAGCTGCGCCTACGTGGAGGGCGCGTGCACCGGCCAGGTGCCCGGCGGCTGCACGGCGAACGAGGAGACCTTCATCGAGGGCGTGTGCCCCAACCCCGGCGACGTGCGCCGGCAGGTCTGCTCACCAATGTGCGTAAAGGGCACGCCCGAGGCCTGCGCGCCCCGGCCGGCGCCCGCTCCCGATCACACGGTGACCGTGGGCGCCATGGGCGTCGGGGTCACTCAGGCCATCACGTTCGACGCCGCCAAGACGCTCACCCAGCCCGAGCTGCCGTTCTTCGGCGACGATCCGGCGCCCTGCCCGCTGGCGCTCTCGAGCACCGCGCGGCCCTACCGCTACGTGCGCGTGGAGAACCCGGGCGCGGCGGCGCGCACGGTCACCATCGAGACGACCGGCTCGACCGACACCATGATGGCCTACTACCTCGGCGCGGCGCCGGCGCCGACGCCGGCCGCCCGCATCGCGTGCACGGGGCAGTTCTCAGACGACGTCACCGGGACGAACCCGAGCCTCACCGGGGTGTCGATCCCGGCGGCCGGGGCCATCACCGTCTACGTGGGCAAGTACGACTCGGGCGCCGGGACCACCACGTTCCGGGTCACCGCGTCGAACTGACGCTCCGCGGCCGCAAACCTCGCCGGGCGCGATTCGCGTCGCGTCCGGCCTGCCTGCGCGCAGACATGTGTGCGAATGTGCGAATGTGCGACTGTGCGACTGTGCGTATTTGCTCGCACGCGCCTTCACGCTGGCCACGGGTGCGCCCATCCACTAGGCTCTCCACCTAGGTCCAAGCGGAGCTGCGGCTCTCGCGCGGATCGAAGGTTTCCGTGCCCGGTCCACCGGGCTCCTCTCCACCACCCACCCTTTCGCATCCCACAGCGCCGGGCGGCCACAGCGGCCGCACCAAGCTGCGGACTTCCCGAAGATGGGCCGAAGCACGTTGTCCCTCCGATCGCCGCGGCTCCGACGAGCCGCACACCCGCTGCGCGCAGACCATGCGCACACGTCGGGCGACGCCGTTGCGCAAGAAGACAGCGCACGCGCAGGGCACGCGCCACCCCCGTCCCCCCTGAAGCTTCGCCGCTTGGCCGCGGCGCTCGAACAGAAACG
This genomic window from Myxococcales bacterium contains:
- the groES gene encoding co-chaperone GroES; translated protein: MAIRPLQDRVLLKRVKEEEKTKGGIIIPDSAKEKPIEGEVVAVGSGKVLDDGTVRKLDVQVGDRVLFGKYSGTEVKIDGEERLIVREDDILGVITQ